A section of the Streptomyces sp. NBC_00178 genome encodes:
- a CDS encoding acyl-CoA thioesterase: protein MARHIYSCPLRWSDMDAFGHVNNVVFLRYLEEARIDFMFRLAPGDGSPSFSGGSVVARHEIDYVRPLVHRHAPVTVESWVTKITAASLTIAYEVKDPEQVYVRASTVVVPYNLAEERPRRITAEEKHFLQEYLDQEPAVV from the coding sequence TTGGCCCGTCACATCTACAGCTGCCCGCTGCGCTGGTCGGACATGGACGCCTTCGGCCACGTGAACAACGTGGTCTTCCTCCGCTACCTGGAGGAGGCGCGCATCGACTTCATGTTCCGGCTGGCGCCGGGGGACGGTTCGCCGTCCTTCTCGGGCGGCTCCGTCGTGGCCCGGCACGAGATCGACTACGTGCGGCCGCTGGTCCACCGGCACGCGCCGGTGACCGTCGAGTCGTGGGTCACGAAGATAACCGCGGCGTCGCTCACCATCGCCTACGAGGTGAAGGACCCCGAGCAGGTCTACGTACGGGCGTCGACGGTCGTCGTCCCCTACAACCTGGCGGAGGAGCGGCCGAGGCGGATCACGGCCGAGGAGAAGCACTTCCTGCAGGAGTACCTCGACCAGGAGCCCGCCGTCGTATGA